The Athene noctua chromosome 3, bAthNoc1.hap1.1, whole genome shotgun sequence genome includes a region encoding these proteins:
- the HMGXB4 gene encoding HMG domain-containing protein 4 isoform X1 translates to MAYDDFKKKEDFLESDGSVDDVGLATGRIQREKKRSCKDLLQEEDEIATQDSELFPGTEPHKKKRKHSSDEFCYRGVSPLDLPSKKKKKAVSGPSSADTTMDLLKAITSPLATSSKSSKKTSEKSSYSSSGHSESKKEHHKKKLSGSSGEHSVDDGSFHKSKKMKPLYVNTETLTLREPDGLKMKLILSPKEKSSAGDDDSFSYSSAPAAAKKSSKKSSRDEQGSFLLGHELQSFLKSSRKKHKPPSDSHPSSESFGADTSLFSEGHGSEYEISGVEAPPESGSSSGGELEAGELVIDDSYREIKKKKKSKKSKKKKDKEKHREKKHSKSKKSSGHTPVAVAEVTVSPPPPPGTPYVLPPPPAAVFHSDGQVEKRRKKEDKERDKAEKWEKEKEREKEKEREKEKEREKEREREKPKKKNMSAYQVFCKEYRTTIVSEHPGIDFGELSKKLAEVWKQLPEKDKLIWKQKAQYLQHKQNKAEATTVKRKASSSDGAPKIKASPTGVISPHKKSPTSTMVVSSSPAKVPETDPIDVAAHLQLLGESLSLIGHRLQETEGMVAVSGSLSVLLDSIICALGPLACLTTQLPELNGCPKHVLSNTLDNIAYIMPGL, encoded by the exons ATGGCTTATGATGACTTCAAGAAGAAAGAAG ATTTCCTAGAGAGTGACGGAAGTGTTGATGACGTGGGGCTGGCAACTGGCAGGATACAGCGAGAGAAAAAGCGCTCCTGCAAGGATCTGCTGCAAGAGGAAGATGAGATAGCAACTCAG GACAGTGAGCTTTTTCCAGGGACAGAACCtcacaaaaagaagagaaagcactCCTCCGATGAGTTCTGCTACAGAG GTGTTTCGCCTTTGGATCTACCatcaaagaagaagaaaaaagcagtctCTGGCCCATCCTCAGCTGATACAACCATGGATTTACTCAAGGCTATTACCTCACCTTTGGCTACAAGCTCAAAGTCTTCAAAGAAGACATCTGAAAAATCATCTTATTCCTCCTCTGGCCATTCCGAAAGCAAAAAGGAGCACCACAAGAAGAAGCTGAGTGGGAGCAGTGGGGAGCATTCAGTGGACGATGGCAGCTTCCACAAatctaaaaaaatgaaacctctcTATGTGAACACGGAGACACTTACTCTTCGTGAACCTGATGGCTTGAAGATGAAGCTCATCCTTTCACCAAAAGAGAAAAGTAGTGCAGGAGATGATGATTCTTTTTCCTACTcttcagcaccagcagctgcaAAGAAATCTTCAAAGAAATCATCTCGAGATGAGCAAGGTTCATTCCTGCTGGGTCATGAACTGCAGAGCTTCCTGAAGTCATCCCGGAAGAAGCACAAACCACCTTCAGATTCACATCCATCTTCTGAGAGTTTTGGTGCTGACACCTCCCTTTTTTCAGAGGGCCATGGGAGTGAGTATGAGATTTCAGGTGTGGAGGCACCACCAGAATCTGGTTCCTCTTCTGGTGGGGAGTTGGAGGCTGGAGAGCTAGTGATAGATGACTCCTACCGGGAAatcaagaagaagaagaagtcaaaaaaaagtaagaaaaaaaaagacaaggagaaACACAGAGAGAAGAAGCATTCTAAGTCTAAAAAGAGTTCTGGCCACACTCCTGTGGCCGTAGCAGAAGTAACAGTgtcaccaccacctcctcccggTACCCCTTATGTTCTTCCTCCACcacctgctgctgtttttcactcAGATGGTCAAGttgagaagaggaggaaaaaggaggacAAGGAGAGGGACAAAGCTgagaaatgggaaaaggaaaaggaaagagaaaaggaaaaggaaagagaaaaggaaaaggaaagagaaaaggaaagagaaagagaaaaa ccaaagaagaaaaacatgtctgCCTATCAAGTGTTCTGTAAGGAGTATCGTACAACTATTGTGTCTGAGCACCCTGGAATAG ATTTTGGAGAGCTAAGTAAAAAACTGGCAGAAGTGTGGAAGCAGCTACCTGAGAAGGATAAACTG ATCTGGAAACAGAAGGCTCAGTATCTCCAACACAAGCAGAATAAAGCAGAGGCCACCACTGTGAAGAGGAAGGCATCATCTTCAGATGGTGCAccaaaaataaaag CTTCTCCAACAGGAGTGATTTCCCCTCATAAGAAATCCCCCACCAGCACCATGGTGGTGTCTTCCTCACCAGCCAAAGTCCCTGAGACAGATCCTATTGATGTAGCTGCACACTTACAGTTGCTGGGTGAATCTCTGAGTCTCATTGGACACAGACTGCAGGAAACAGAG GGAATGGTGGCTGTTTCAGGAAGTTTGTCAGTACTTCTAGATTCAATCATATGTGCTTTGGGCCCATTAGCATGTCTGACCACACAACTACCTGAGTTGAATGGCTGCCCTAAGCATGTTTTG tcaaacACACTAGACAACATCGCCTACATCATGCCTGGACTTTGA
- the HMGXB4 gene encoding HMG domain-containing protein 4 isoform X2: MDLLKAITSPLATSSKSSKKTSEKSSYSSSGHSESKKEHHKKKLSGSSGEHSVDDGSFHKSKKMKPLYVNTETLTLREPDGLKMKLILSPKEKSSAGDDDSFSYSSAPAAAKKSSKKSSRDEQGSFLLGHELQSFLKSSRKKHKPPSDSHPSSESFGADTSLFSEGHGSEYEISGVEAPPESGSSSGGELEAGELVIDDSYREIKKKKKSKKSKKKKDKEKHREKKHSKSKKSSGHTPVAVAEVTVSPPPPPGTPYVLPPPPAAVFHSDGQVEKRRKKEDKERDKAEKWEKEKEREKEKEREKEKEREKEREREKPKKKNMSAYQVFCKEYRTTIVSEHPGIDFGELSKKLAEVWKQLPEKDKLIWKQKAQYLQHKQNKAEATTVKRKASSSDGAPKIKASPTGVISPHKKSPTSTMVVSSSPAKVPETDPIDVAAHLQLLGESLSLIGHRLQETEGMVAVSGSLSVLLDSIICALGPLACLTTQLPELNGCPKHVLSNTLDNIAYIMPGL; this comes from the exons ATGGATTTACTCAAGGCTATTACCTCACCTTTGGCTACAAGCTCAAAGTCTTCAAAGAAGACATCTGAAAAATCATCTTATTCCTCCTCTGGCCATTCCGAAAGCAAAAAGGAGCACCACAAGAAGAAGCTGAGTGGGAGCAGTGGGGAGCATTCAGTGGACGATGGCAGCTTCCACAAatctaaaaaaatgaaacctctcTATGTGAACACGGAGACACTTACTCTTCGTGAACCTGATGGCTTGAAGATGAAGCTCATCCTTTCACCAAAAGAGAAAAGTAGTGCAGGAGATGATGATTCTTTTTCCTACTcttcagcaccagcagctgcaAAGAAATCTTCAAAGAAATCATCTCGAGATGAGCAAGGTTCATTCCTGCTGGGTCATGAACTGCAGAGCTTCCTGAAGTCATCCCGGAAGAAGCACAAACCACCTTCAGATTCACATCCATCTTCTGAGAGTTTTGGTGCTGACACCTCCCTTTTTTCAGAGGGCCATGGGAGTGAGTATGAGATTTCAGGTGTGGAGGCACCACCAGAATCTGGTTCCTCTTCTGGTGGGGAGTTGGAGGCTGGAGAGCTAGTGATAGATGACTCCTACCGGGAAatcaagaagaagaagaagtcaaaaaaaagtaagaaaaaaaaagacaaggagaaACACAGAGAGAAGAAGCATTCTAAGTCTAAAAAGAGTTCTGGCCACACTCCTGTGGCCGTAGCAGAAGTAACAGTgtcaccaccacctcctcccggTACCCCTTATGTTCTTCCTCCACcacctgctgctgtttttcactcAGATGGTCAAGttgagaagaggaggaaaaaggaggacAAGGAGAGGGACAAAGCTgagaaatgggaaaaggaaaaggaaagagaaaaggaaaaggaaagagaaaaggaaaaggaaagagaaaaggaaagagaaagagaaaaa ccaaagaagaaaaacatgtctgCCTATCAAGTGTTCTGTAAGGAGTATCGTACAACTATTGTGTCTGAGCACCCTGGAATAG ATTTTGGAGAGCTAAGTAAAAAACTGGCAGAAGTGTGGAAGCAGCTACCTGAGAAGGATAAACTG ATCTGGAAACAGAAGGCTCAGTATCTCCAACACAAGCAGAATAAAGCAGAGGCCACCACTGTGAAGAGGAAGGCATCATCTTCAGATGGTGCAccaaaaataaaag CTTCTCCAACAGGAGTGATTTCCCCTCATAAGAAATCCCCCACCAGCACCATGGTGGTGTCTTCCTCACCAGCCAAAGTCCCTGAGACAGATCCTATTGATGTAGCTGCACACTTACAGTTGCTGGGTGAATCTCTGAGTCTCATTGGACACAGACTGCAGGAAACAGAG GGAATGGTGGCTGTTTCAGGAAGTTTGTCAGTACTTCTAGATTCAATCATATGTGCTTTGGGCCCATTAGCATGTCTGACCACACAACTACCTGAGTTGAATGGCTGCCCTAAGCATGTTTTG tcaaacACACTAGACAACATCGCCTACATCATGCCTGGACTTTGA